A genomic stretch from Schistosoma haematobium chromosome 4, whole genome shotgun sequence includes:
- the CNTN5_7 gene encoding Contactin-5 (EggNog:ENOG410V64Z~COG:T) produces the protein MDVINGGVDLLPGERLLDLEYADDIVLLCDNAQGMQSALNQLAISVRRYGMCFAPSKCKVLLQDWQDSNPVLTLDGEQIEVVEKFVYLGSCISAGGGVNDEINSRIVKARAAYTNLGHLWSLRDASLAVKGRIYNASVRAVLLYSCETWPLRVEDVRRLSV, from the coding sequence atggatgtaattaatggcggtgtggatctgttacctggagaaagacttctcgaccttgagtatgcggacgatattgtcttactgtgcgataatgcccaaggcatgcaatccgcacttaatcagttggcaatcagtgtccgtaggtatggtatgtgctttgcaccttctaagtgcaaagtacttctacaagactggcaggattctaatcctgtactcaccctggatggtgagcagatagaagtagtcgagaagttcgtgtatctaggtagctgcatcagtgctggtggtggcgtgaatgatgagatcaattcacgtatagtgaaagccagagcggcttataccaatctgggccatctttggagCCTTCGTGATgctagtctggctgtaaaaggtcggatctataacgcgtcggtgagagcagttctgctctattcttgtgaaacctggcccctccgagttgaggatgttagacgactttctgtttga
- the CNTN5_7 gene encoding Contactin-5, variant 2 (EggNog:ENOG410V64R~COG:S) yields the protein MNFNYFNTVLIFLANFTVFVFGAFRNEHYNQASFRTKREIHATELARLLAEVPSGRQDDVALKIFQNIINILQESRKILNNTDINSETKNDTIGQAFALTFENTAVLCDLILRFPDVYHSHYDGIDEISILLKWSFNLLRESQLMSKSDENILHLTEQELNFVIRDSNYVNEFSSDQKMIREKLRAESARKAKKSSVKRVKKPRLTPVRSEL from the exons atgaattttaattatttcaatacTGTTCTCATCTTTTTGGCGAATTTCACTGTCTTTGTGTTTGGGGCTTTCCGCAATGAACATT ATAATCAAGCTTCTTTTCGTACGAAAAGAGAAATTCATGCGACGGAATTGGCTCGATTACTGGCCGAAGTACCATCAGGACGACAAGATGATGTCGCTCTGAAAATTTTTCAAAACATTATTAAT ATTCTCCAGGAATCACGCAAAATACTAAATAATACTGATATTAATTCAGAGACTAAAAATGATACAATAGGACAAG CTTTCGCATTAACTTTTGAAAATACAGCTGTACTATGTGATTTAATTCTACGTTTTCCTGATGTTTATCATTCACATTATGATGGAATTGATGAGATATCTATATTATTAAAATGGTCATTTAATTTATTACGTGAATCACAATTAATGAGTAAATCagatgaaaatattttacatttaacTGAACAAGAATTAAATTTTGTAATCAGAGATTCAAATTATGTAAATGAGTTTAGTTCAGATCAg aaaATGATTAGAGAGAAACTGAGAGCAGAATCAGCACGTAAAGCGAAAAAATCAAGTGTTAAACGTGTCAAGAAACCTCGACTTACACCAGTTCGAAGTGAACTCtaa